A window of Bacillota bacterium contains these coding sequences:
- a CDS encoding carbon-nitrogen hydrolase family protein encodes MIRVSVFQLRGHSLSEMDVTENEIEAALADLEKFPCDLAVFPECAFPAYYLAHWNDDAAERSERMKSRVARAARAARSYMVFGVPELAGPAISGRGRHGYGGPRLYNSVFVWGPQGELVTRCRKHFLWHFDSIWFDPGQEFASFDAPWGKVGLIVCADGRVPEVTRMLATRGCTLIANATNWVTSGRNPTMLSNPQAEYLMSVRAAENGVWIAAANKVGREEDLLVFCGRSMVVSPDGEIVVEARPDEPARLDYTILSDHGGTLATPASHRLSLRRPELYVRLTSETPSQRMVAPSQRAMEREPGSAKSTPYVAVVQRMRGIGDMDPQMLPSELADVSRKLQVLGADIAVFSLSNAARPPAAPVIGETDLDGLVRESFTGSGILLMIPWVEQTSGGLRYVMLGYRDGQKTFRHMCLHGEGSAGAGETRTAGDPVSAHGIECVDTDFGPVGIMLDIEGMVPEVARALALSGARLIVWAADGRVAKHREIARARAMENRVFVVCANGAAGTGKPGAELGALPHLPSRPTRGESLICDPDGRIIAEAFSDTDQIVGAFADLPATSRKQIVPGTDAFAGRMPRLYRELTSE; translated from the coding sequence ATGATTCGCGTAAGTGTGTTCCAGCTGAGGGGACACTCGCTATCCGAGATGGATGTGACAGAAAACGAGATAGAGGCGGCTCTTGCTGACTTGGAGAAGTTCCCCTGCGATCTGGCGGTATTCCCAGAATGTGCTTTTCCCGCCTACTATCTTGCACACTGGAACGATGATGCGGCCGAACGAAGCGAGCGGATGAAAAGCCGTGTAGCCCGTGCAGCCCGGGCGGCACGCAGCTACATGGTGTTTGGCGTCCCCGAGCTGGCCGGGCCAGCAATCTCTGGGCGGGGGCGGCATGGCTACGGCGGCCCGCGCCTGTACAACTCGGTGTTCGTCTGGGGACCCCAGGGCGAGCTGGTGACCAGGTGCCGCAAGCATTTTCTCTGGCATTTCGATTCGATATGGTTCGACCCGGGACAGGAGTTCGCTTCATTCGACGCACCGTGGGGGAAGGTTGGTTTGATAGTCTGCGCGGACGGGAGGGTGCCCGAAGTCACGCGGATGCTGGCCACGAGGGGATGCACTCTGATCGCCAACGCCACGAACTGGGTCACATCCGGGCGCAATCCAACCATGCTGTCGAATCCCCAGGCAGAGTACCTCATGAGCGTCCGTGCTGCTGAGAATGGGGTGTGGATCGCGGCCGCAAACAAAGTGGGCCGGGAAGAGGATCTTCTTGTCTTCTGCGGGCGGTCGATGGTGGTCTCTCCCGATGGAGAGATCGTCGTGGAAGCCAGACCGGATGAGCCCGCTCGGTTGGACTACACTATACTGTCCGACCATGGCGGCACCCTGGCTACGCCAGCTTCACACAGGCTCAGCCTTCGGCGTCCCGAACTATATGTCCGCCTCACTTCTGAGACCCCCTCCCAACGTATGGTCGCCCCATCACAGCGCGCGATGGAGCGGGAACCCGGTTCAGCGAAGTCAACGCCGTACGTCGCCGTGGTGCAGAGAATGCGCGGAATAGGGGATATGGATCCGCAGATGCTTCCCTCAGAACTTGCGGACGTCTCCCGCAAGCTTCAGGTGCTCGGTGCGGACATCGCAGTGTTCTCGCTGTCAAATGCGGCCCGCCCTCCTGCAGCCCCCGTAATTGGAGAAACGGACTTGGACGGACTTGTGAGAGAGTCGTTCACCGGCAGCGGCATCCTCCTGATGATCCCCTGGGTGGAACAGACTTCTGGCGGACTGCGTTACGTCATGCTCGGGTACCGTGACGGGCAGAAAACCTTCCGACACATGTGCCTGCACGGCGAAGGCAGCGCCGGGGCGGGAGAGACACGGACTGCGGGTGATCCCGTTTCTGCGCATGGCATTGAGTGCGTCGATACTGATTTCGGCCCGGTCGGGATCATGCTGGATATTGAGGGAATGGTGCCGGAGGTGGCCCGGGCACTTGCGCTTTCGGGGGCGCGCCTCATCGTGTGGGCTGCAGACGGCAGGGTCGCAAAGCATAGGGAGATCGCCCGGGCCCGGGCGATGGAGAACCGTGTGTTCGTCGTGTGCGCGAACGGAGCGGCTGGCACCGGAAAACCCGGCGCTGAACTGGGCGCGCTGCCCCATCTCCCATCCCGGCCTACGAGGGGGGAGAGCTTGATCTGTGACCCGGATGGCCGGATCATTGCCGAGGCCTTCAGCGACACGGATCAGATTGTCGGAGCCTTCGCCGATCTTCCAGCCACGTCCCGCAAGCAGATCGTGCCAGGAACCGATGCGTTTGCCGGAAGAATGCCCCGGCTCTACCGCGAACTCACCTCCGAGTGA
- a CDS encoding ATP-binding cassette domain-containing protein has product TVYENLLAGAYLKWDKTRIQKNIDRVYGLFPRLAERARQYAGTLSGGERQMLALGRGLMSEPSVLLVDEPSLGLSPILTTVVLHLISEINAQGVTVLLVEQNARKSLEIAHRGYVLQNGRVVMEGTGQELLENPLVQEAYLGAQKSDRTQSGLAAAKPEQA; this is encoded by the coding sequence TCACAGTGTACGAGAACCTACTCGCCGGGGCCTATCTGAAGTGGGACAAGACGCGCATACAGAAGAACATCGACCGGGTCTACGGCCTCTTTCCACGGCTGGCAGAGAGGGCCAGGCAGTACGCAGGCACGTTGAGTGGCGGTGAGCGGCAGATGCTTGCGCTCGGGCGCGGCCTCATGAGCGAGCCTTCCGTGCTGCTCGTCGACGAACCGTCCCTCGGTCTTTCCCCCATACTCACCACGGTTGTGCTACACCTCATCAGCGAGATCAACGCGCAGGGCGTCACCGTCCTCCTCGTCGAGCAGAATGCCCGGAAGTCCCTGGAGATTGCACACAGGGGATATGTGCTGCAGAACGGCAGAGTCGTGATGGAGGGAACGGGCCAGGAGCTTCTGGAGAACCCCTTGGTCCAGGAGGCGTACTTGGGGGCGCAGAAGTCCGATCGTACCCAGAGCGGTCTTGCGGCCGCCAAGCCGGAACAGGCGTAG
- a CDS encoding ATP-binding cassette domain-containing protein, whose product MLEIKNVSVSYGAVRALRDVSLRIDHGTVVTLIGANGAGKSTLLNAISGLVNYTGDITWKGDRLPKCPPEVVQRGIVQVPEGRQIFS is encoded by the coding sequence GTGCTTGAGATCAAGAACGTTTCCGTGAGCTACGGTGCGGTGCGGGCGCTTCGGGATGTGAGCCTCAGGATTGACCACGGGACCGTGGTCACTCTGATCGGCGCCAACGGAGCAGGCAAGAGCACATTGCTGAACGCCATCTCCGGCCTGGTGAACTACACGGGTGACATCACCTGGAAGGGCGATAGGCTCCCGAAATGCCCTCCTGAGGTTGTCCAACGTGGGATCGTCCAGGTTCCCGAGGGCAGGCAGATCTTCTCGAA